TACTACACAGTGAATACTTTATAATTCCGtttatatgaaattcaagaaCAGGCAAGTCTAATCTATGGTAATAGAAATGAGAAGACTGTTTGCCCCTGGCCTAAGGATGGAAGGATTGATTTAGGAAAAAGTCTGCAGGAGCTTTctggagtgatggaaatgttctaattctttttttttttcttcttcttctttttcttcgttttgagacggagttccactctgccgcccagactggagtgcagtggcgccatctgggctcactgcagcctccgcctcctgggttcaaaccattctcctgcctcagcctcccgaggggctgggactacaggcgcccgccaccacgcctggctaatgttttgtgtttttaatagagacggggtttcgccatgttggccaggctggtctcgaactcctgatttcaggtgatccacccgccttggcctcccaaagcgctgggatcacaggcgcgagctaccgcgcccagccgaaatGTTCTAATTCTTTATTGGTGGTTACACAGTTGACAAAATTTATCAAACTGTCCACCTACGATATATTATAAGCCTGTATTAAATGTAAATTAGAACTTGATTGAAatctgtgtgtataaatataaatatacacttaTTTACATTTCTAATCTAATCTGAAGGTCCATTGCAACGAATCCCGCTCCGCTCTGACCCAAGAATTCCGCACTTTCTCTCCACCAGCCCTTCAGATACCTGAACTTTATGCCTTCAAGAGGTGGATTCCGGCTTCTTTACAGCACAATCACCAGCAGGTCATTTCCGTCTAGCTTGCCGATTTCCCATTACTGACACAACTGCTCCCTCAGGGCGACCCAGTCTGGACTACAGGAGAAAGTTTGGGAGGCACGTTCAACTTTTCAACTTGGCGGGGAATTCCTCTCCCTCTTACACAGTTTGCAGCGCGGGGGCGGCGGGGTGACAGTCCCCATGCATGAATCAGCCACCCCTCAGGCTCCGCCCCGGCGGGGGTCGGCCGGACGCTCGCCCCGCATAAAGCGGGCACCCGGGCCGCCTGGAGCAGAACGCCGCGCACCTCCTCCCGCCAGGCGCTTTCTCGGACACCTTGCCCAGCTGGCCGCTCTACCCCCTGCACCATGGACCCCGCTCGCCCCCTGGGGCTGTCGATTCTGCTGCTTCTCCTGACGGAGGCTGCACTGGGCGATGCTGCTCAGGAGCCAACAGGTATCTGGCTGCTCTAGGAGCCTCTCTCTCCAACCGGCGGAGAGGGCGCAAGCGGGCCATGGGGCCCCGTGTACCCGCCCTCCAAGCCTCGCTTTCTCCAGGTCCCTGCCGCGCGTTCCACGGGCAGTGGGGACTCGCCCCGAAGTTTGCACTTTCTCTGCAGAGGCCCCTCCGCTCGGAAGGGAACAGAACTCCCCGGGATGCTCCTTCCTCCTAGCAGCTACGCCTGACCACTTTCCCTGTGTTTTGCTCTCCTTCTGCCCCTTCTTCAGGAAATAACGCGGAGATCTGTCTCCTGCCCCTAGACTACGGACCCTGCCGGGCCCTACTTGCCCGTTACTACTACGACAGGTACACGCAGAGCTGCCGCCAGTTCCTGTACGGGGGCTGCGAGGGCAACGCCAACAATTTCTACACCTGGGAGGCCTGCGACGAGGCTTGCTGGCGGATAGAAAGTAAGTGCCCCGGGCGCACCCGGGACTCTCGCGCTCCTTGCGCCGGCGGCTGGTAGCAACTTCGCCAGTTTCCCAAGTCTCGCTTTCTACAGGAAGTTTTAGCCTGGGTTTTCTCAAGTGTGAAGCAAACCTCATGGTTTTCAGTTTCTCAAAAGTAATCACAAATTTACAACCACTAACACATTTCCTGTCTCCCAACTGACATTGATCATAATTCAGTGCCTGTGCGGACTCAGGGAAAGATTTGTTCCTTCACCATAGGATATAATAAATGCAAGAGAATAATGTGTTAGGTACAACCTAAGtgcttctctgtatttttcattAGTTCCAAACCTATGATTTTTATCTCTCCTGGCGTACATCATTTCCTCCTGTCGATTATCCATCAATCTGAAATACTTTTAGTGGATTTTATTATTAAAGTGTGACTTAGCTCATTATATAACTCTACTTTTGTCCCGATACCCAAACATGTGTTGGATTAGTTGCGGGATATGGCGGAGATTCATAATACTGTTAtatcttactttatttttaatttttaaattacatctgTTAAGGCCTGTAAGAGAACATGGGGCTTTGCCATTCAAGGAACTGAGCCAGGGGAAAATGCGTATTCATGTGAATAAGCTTTGATTCACTGCATATGTACAATCAGAGAACACCCAGAGAAAACAGTCTTTCTACTGAACTCGAAAGATACATCACAGCGAGTCAGCTCTGAATacactgttagaaaaaaaaaaaaagtaaatatctggATTCATGGGAGTATTCTGGGGATTTACTATCCCAACACTAATACGACTTGTCTCCCCCCACAAAATGTTGCTGAAAATACAGTGATGGTTTACAAGTAATAATAAGAAGGCTACTTTTGACTAACATTGTTCTATTACCCTCCTTTTCCTAGAAGTTCCCAAAGTTTGCCGGCTGCAAGTGAGTGTGGATGACCAGTGTGAGGGGTCCACAGAAAAGTATTTCTTTAATCTAAGTTCCATGACATGTGAAAAATTCTTTTCCGGTGGGTGTCACCGGAACCGAATTGAGAACAGGTTTCCAGATGAAGCTACTTGTAT
This window of the Pongo abelii isolate AG06213 chromosome 6, NHGRI_mPonAbe1-v2.0_pri, whole genome shotgun sequence genome carries:
- the TFPI2 gene encoding tissue factor pathway inhibitor 2 isoform X1, translating into MDPARPLGLSILLLLLTEAALGDAAQEPTGNNAEICLLPLDYGPCRALLARYYYDRYTQSCRQFLYGGCEGNANNFYTWEACDEACWRIEKVPKVCRLQVSVDDQCEGSTEKYFFNLSSMTCEKFFSGGCHRNRIENRFPDEATCMGFCAPKKIPSFCYSPKDEGLCFANVTRYYFNPRYRTCDAFTYTGCGGNDNNFVSREDCKRACAKALRKKKKMPKLRFASRIRKIRKKQF
- the TFPI2 gene encoding tissue factor pathway inhibitor 2 isoform X2; this encodes MDPARPLGLSILLLLLTEAALGDAAQEPTGNNAEICLLPLDYGPCRALLARYYYDRYTQSCRQFLYGGCEGNANNFYTWEACDEACWRIEKVPKVCRLQVSVDDQCEGSTEKYFFNLSSMTCEKFFSGGCHRNRIENRFPDEATCMGFCAPKKNTEPVMLSPILAVEGMTITLLAGRIANVHVQKL
- the TFPI2 gene encoding tissue factor pathway inhibitor 2 isoform X3 encodes the protein MDPARPLGLSILLLLLTEAALGDAAQEPTGNNAEICLLPLDYGPCRALLARYYYDRYTQSCRQFLYGGCEGNANNFYTWEACDEACWRIEIPSFCYSPKDEGLCFANVTRYYFNPRYRTCDAFTYTGCGGNDNNFVSREDCKRACAKALRKKKKMPKLRFASRIRKIRKKQF